The Stenotrophomonas maltophilia sequence ATGCCCGGCGCGACACCTTCGGGCCGGGCGCGGCCTGGTGCCGCTTCCATTCGCTGATGCGCACCAGGTGCAGCACGCGGTCAACCACGGCCGCGTCGTAACCGGCGGCAACGATCTCCGTGCGCGACTGCTCCTGGTCGATGTAGCGGTACAGGATGCCGTCAAGCACGTCGTAGGCCGGCAGCGAGTCCTGGTCCAGCTGGTTCTCGCGCAGTTCGGCCGACGGCGGGCGGCTGATCACCGCCGGCGGGATCACCGGCGCCCCGCCCACGGTGTTGCGCCACTTGGACAGCCCGAACACCTCGGTCTTGTACAGGTCCTTCAACGGCGCATAGCCACCACACATGTCGCCGTAGATGGTGGCGTAGCCCACCGCGTACTCGCTCTTGTTGCCGGTGGTCAGCAACAGGCCGCCGAACTTGTTGGCCAGTGCCATCAGGATCACGCCACGGCTGCGCGACTGCAGGTTCTCCTCGGTCACGTCCGGGGTGGTGCCCTCGAATATCGGTGCCAGCGATTCCATCAGGCCCTTGAACGCCGGCTCGATCGAGACCGCCTCCAGCTTCACGCCCAGTGCCTGGCATTGCTCGGCGGCCAGGTCGTTGGACAGGCCTGCGGTGTAGCGCGACGGCAGGCGCACCGCGGTGACGTTCTCGGCGCCCATCGCGTCCACCGCCATGGCCAGTACCAGCGCCGAATCGATGCCACCGGAGAGGCCCAGCCACACCTTCCTGAAGCCGTTCTTGCGGCAGTAGTCCTGGATGCCACGGGTGACAGCGCGCCATGCCAGCGCGTCCATGCTCTCGTCGCCATCGTCCATCCACACGTGCGGCATGAAGCGGCGGGTTTCACCGTCGTACTCCACCACCAGCCACTGGTCGACGAAGGCGGCAGCAGCCGGGTGCACGGTACCGTCACCATCGGCCACCACCGAGGCGCCATCGAACACCAGCGCATCCTGGCCACCGACCACGTTGAGGTAGGCGATCGCCGCCCCACTCTCACGGGTGCGTGCAGCCAGCACCGCATCGCGCTGGGCATGCTTGCCCCGCTCGTACGGCGACGCATTCGGCACCACCACCAGCTGCGCGCCGGCGCGCACCGTGTCGGCCAGCGGCTCGGCGAACCACAGGTCCTCGCAGATCAGCAGGCCAACCGGCACGCCATTGACCTCGAACACGCAGCTGCCGCCATCCGGATCGACATCGAAGTAGCGACGCTCGTCGAACACCGCGTAGTTGGGCAGCTCGCGCTTGCGGTAGGTCTGCTCCACCAGGCCATCGCGCAGCACGCTGGCGGCGTTGTAGACCACCGCGCCGGCCGCCTGCGGCCAGCCGACCACCGCGGTGATGCCGCGGCAGGCTGCGGCGATGCGCGTCATTGCCTGCTCGCACTCGTACAGGAAGCCCGGGCGCAGCAGCAGGTCTTCCGGCGGATAGCCGCTCACCGCCAGCTCGGGGAACATCACCAGCTCGGCGCCGTACTCATCGCGCGCCTGGCCGATCATCTCGATGATGCGCTCGGTGTTGCCGGCGACATCGCCGACCGGGAAGTCGAACTGCGCCATCGCGAT is a genomic window containing:
- a CDS encoding NAD+ synthase; amino-acid sequence: MASIRIAMAQFDFPVGDVAGNTERIIEMIGQARDEYGAELVMFPELAVSGYPPEDLLLRPGFLYECEQAMTRIAAACRGITAVVGWPQAAGAVVYNAASVLRDGLVEQTYRKRELPNYAVFDERRYFDVDPDGGSCVFEVNGVPVGLLICEDLWFAEPLADTVRAGAQLVVVPNASPYERGKHAQRDAVLAARTRESGAAIAYLNVVGGQDALVFDGASVVADGDGTVHPAAAAFVDQWLVVEYDGETRRFMPHVWMDDGDESMDALAWRAVTRGIQDYCRKNGFRKVWLGLSGGIDSALVLAMAVDAMGAENVTAVRLPSRYTAGLSNDLAAEQCQALGVKLEAVSIEPAFKGLMESLAPIFEGTTPDVTEENLQSRSRGVILMALANKFGGLLLTTGNKSEYAVGYATIYGDMCGGYAPLKDLYKTEVFGLSKWRNTVGGAPVIPPAVISRPPSAELRENQLDQDSLPAYDVLDGILYRYIDQEQSRTEIVAAGYDAAVVDRVLHLVRISEWKRHQAAPGPKVSRRAFGRERRYPISNGYKG